The following are encoded in a window of Acidobacteriota bacterium genomic DNA:
- the lpxA gene encoding acyl-ACP--UDP-N-acetylglucosamine O-acyltransferase, with protein sequence MSDPDIVIHPAAVVQSGARLASGVDIGPYCVVGPDVELGRNVKLEAHVSICGHTRIGDDCRFAPFTSIGTAPQDVGYKDEPTRVEIGAGNVFKEFITVHRATVKGGGVTRIGDRNYFMAYSHIAHDCLIGNETIFTNAATLGGHVEVGDYAVMGAFSGVHQFCRIGRYAFIGGFTVLTQDVPPFIRVAGMRPTHIYGLNAVGLRRRGFTKERVGALSDMIKILFFSDLNTTQAADRIAKDFPPGEDRDELLTFLGSSRRGIIKKAGGRWDPESE encoded by the coding sequence ATGAGTGATCCTGACATTGTCATCCATCCCGCGGCCGTCGTCCAATCCGGCGCCCGGTTGGCGTCCGGGGTTGACATCGGTCCTTACTGCGTGGTCGGGCCCGATGTCGAATTGGGCCGGAATGTCAAACTCGAGGCCCATGTTTCCATTTGCGGGCACACCCGGATCGGGGACGATTGCCGCTTCGCCCCCTTCACCTCCATCGGCACGGCGCCCCAGGACGTCGGATACAAAGATGAACCCACCCGGGTGGAGATCGGCGCGGGCAACGTTTTCAAGGAATTCATCACCGTTCACAGGGCCACTGTCAAGGGAGGCGGCGTCACGCGAATCGGCGATCGAAACTATTTCATGGCCTACAGCCATATCGCCCATGACTGCCTGATCGGAAACGAGACCATCTTCACCAATGCCGCGACCCTGGGCGGACACGTCGAGGTGGGGGATTACGCCGTCATGGGCGCCTTCTCCGGAGTCCACCAGTTCTGCCGGATCGGAAGATACGCCTTCATCGGCGGTTTCACCGTTCTGACCCAGGACGTCCCGCCTTTTATCCGGGTCGCCGGCATGCGTCCCACTCATATCTATGGGCTGAATGCCGTCGGGCTCCGGAGACGCGGGTTTACGAAAGAGCGGGTCGGGGCGCTTTCCGACATGATCAAAATCCTCTTCTTTTCCGACTTGAACACGACTCAGGCCGCCGACCGCATCGCAAAGGATTTTCCCCCCGGTGAGGACCGGGACGAACTTCTGACATTTCTCGGATCCTCGAGAAGAGGCATCATTAAAAAGGCCGGCGGTCGATGGGATCCCGAATCGGAATAG
- the fabZ gene encoding 3-hydroxyacyl-ACP dehydratase FabZ produces the protein MISIEGILGFLPHRYPFLFVDRILSLEPGKSIVALKGVTVNEPFFQGHFPARKVMPGVLMVEAIAQAGGVLLYHSVEEPEKKFVVLSKIDNMKFKRMVVPGDCLRLEAEIVKLRANFCHIRGRATVEGDLAVEGDIMAALLDAAARDE, from the coding sequence ATGATCAGCATCGAGGGAATTCTGGGTTTTCTTCCCCACCGTTATCCGTTTCTTTTCGTTGACAGAATCCTGTCCCTCGAACCGGGCAAAAGCATCGTCGCGCTGAAAGGCGTCACGGTGAACGAGCCCTTCTTTCAGGGCCATTTTCCGGCCCGGAAGGTCATGCCCGGCGTCTTGATGGTCGAAGCCATCGCCCAGGCGGGAGGCGTTCTGCTGTACCATTCCGTTGAAGAACCCGAAAAGAAGTTCGTCGTCCTGAGCAAGATCGACAACATGAAGTTCAAACGCATGGTCGTTCCCGGAGACTGTCTTCGGCTCGAAGCGGAGATCGTGAAATTGAGAGCCAACTTCTGCCATATCCGGGGCCGGGCGACGGTCGAGGGCGACCTGGCGGTTGAAGGGGACATTATGGCCGCGCTTCTGGATGCGGCGGCGCGTGATGAGTGA
- a CDS encoding M14 family metallopeptidase, which translates to MKKTLPILAVLICGILPLAADVSSLSQVFAPGKGILDMDGDGFGEKIALSIIIPDEASPVELALAADIAARANLESLALDFDLVRKESEAGGRPGHAIPILIGSRLRWVQEIARDNRIDLKKLGPNEGRVFLFTHGGRRGIACLAGSEDALLKTGRAFFLRWPYFWEIWGRETGPTYMKLEKDLEEFLAAENILFQRTILREAVYDFPGRPPEGSPLDVLSFDSGEIARLVVEIHFPDEDDQKKAYRMLDILQSQRLKGQRTELLSYPGCARIDFELRHGRKSLHVSLPRMGAVKRLLTPAFRQPPRTASEREFDLRDVFTVKGVYADVENDGIPDDLVASVIIPASVPVSGLPDLTTRLMLSTAGASFPTVMLDSEVRSPKSLTAPLLVGDTALTRDLVRLGRLSIPVLENAQGFVRIVPRAFGKSHALVLTATDRSALNKLLRYMGRTFPHLQKFESGQPALENVARDFESLLKGEKGGAEAYFLLQAEKLIEELKNRNLESLELRLVLPAANPDFESFLKDRMEKDLRPGAFSFESASLRDGKTVFRKDKDFVWEVDDLLTAVRETIEALESVPADLKVSAGVSESPAVRREVEGRIADLLIEKGVRDPQVEVLSAYKPGFFWLHERILPLLKDKPVHRIVIRAAAVKEDRSRPKRFYSEPSRWLQELYPVDDILSRDLDVPLDRIAVEIKDAADPVYEVSVYDSRNGLILQQSFQPRLREIPYLNILPEWGSATVTTGWLTVRSGKDILLDRSLQTDLEKFWDFFQEEVLRPLNAFIQKKTKNAPTFSKQPYFKRLLVEARFSEPDFRHELDEEIVSSLEALHDEIYFDTLDFLRGITGFDPDDDDLPPDASRSSAPGNVLPMIHASREGRPGSVSVVFEDWAARTPELEVRWKETNREPAARTLAFPALKPMKMSVPGLLYSGWRDQLESLFVEIEFEREKEYRDLIDILGSLRELSAKSLAAETFAYPDLASIRARIRHKDLEKEETIPVVGVEPVSAAPHPPPELQESLVPTTEIIDPETCLEIVERLGRFPVLKTHIAGRSFEKRDIPIIEIYTPLDRYVSIPRLITFKPTLHLTARQHANEVAATNYSLKFAELIARDKAYRDTAKKINIVIQPMENPDGAALVRELHKIAPLHSLHAGRYGALGVDIGYQAGSAGDLLPEALVRPHIFRTWLPDIHLNLHGYPSHEWVQPFSNYSPFLFRDYWIPRGWFAYYRMLALPIYAPWEKAARELMGFITRDMSADERFLETNRRLTDRYRRWAERWQPHIGYLELYDGWNLYAERRSSQENRMTFRSRITFVEQTPEVMDETAVGPWLNAICEQGLIYLRAHVRYLSQARYASARIEEEVRDRIRISFHRSRPPLSDGER; encoded by the coding sequence GTGAAAAAAACCCTTCCCATTCTTGCGGTGTTGATCTGCGGAATTTTGCCGCTGGCGGCGGATGTCTCCAGCCTCTCCCAGGTCTTTGCCCCCGGCAAAGGCATTTTGGATATGGACGGCGACGGCTTCGGAGAAAAAATCGCCCTCTCCATTATCATTCCCGACGAAGCCTCCCCCGTCGAGCTGGCCCTGGCCGCCGATATCGCCGCCCGGGCCAACCTGGAAAGCCTGGCTCTGGATTTCGATCTTGTCCGCAAAGAATCCGAAGCCGGCGGACGGCCGGGTCACGCCATTCCCATTCTCATCGGCTCCCGGTTGCGATGGGTTCAGGAAATCGCCCGGGACAACAGGATCGATCTCAAAAAACTGGGTCCGAACGAGGGGCGCGTTTTTCTCTTCACCCACGGCGGGCGCAGGGGGATCGCCTGTCTGGCCGGCTCGGAGGACGCGTTGTTGAAGACGGGCCGGGCTTTCTTTCTCCGCTGGCCGTATTTTTGGGAGATCTGGGGCCGGGAAACAGGCCCGACCTACATGAAACTGGAAAAGGACCTGGAAGAATTTCTGGCGGCGGAGAATATCCTCTTCCAGAGAACCATTCTTCGCGAAGCGGTCTATGACTTTCCGGGCCGGCCGCCGGAAGGATCGCCGCTCGACGTTTTATCCTTCGATTCCGGAGAAATCGCCCGGCTCGTTGTCGAAATCCACTTCCCGGACGAGGACGACCAGAAAAAAGCCTACAGAATGCTCGACATCCTGCAGAGCCAGCGTCTGAAGGGACAGAGAACCGAGCTCCTGTCTTATCCGGGATGCGCCCGTATCGACTTTGAGCTCCGTCACGGAAGAAAATCCCTGCACGTTTCCCTGCCCCGGATGGGAGCCGTGAAAAGACTTCTGACACCCGCCTTCCGCCAGCCGCCCCGGACGGCTTCCGAACGGGAATTCGATCTCAGGGACGTGTTCACCGTCAAGGGCGTTTATGCCGATGTCGAGAACGACGGCATTCCCGACGACCTGGTCGCATCCGTCATCATCCCCGCCTCCGTTCCCGTTTCCGGTTTGCCGGATTTGACGACGCGTCTCATGTTGTCGACGGCCGGGGCTTCTTTCCCGACCGTCATGCTGGATTCCGAAGTCAGGAGTCCGAAATCCCTGACCGCACCTCTTCTGGTTGGCGACACCGCCCTGACCCGTGATCTGGTCCGCCTGGGACGGCTCAGCATCCCCGTTCTCGAAAACGCTCAGGGATTCGTCCGGATCGTTCCTCGAGCCTTCGGGAAATCCCACGCCCTGGTCCTGACCGCAACCGACCGGTCGGCATTGAACAAACTTCTACGTTACATGGGAAGGACGTTTCCGCATCTCCAAAAATTCGAATCCGGACAACCGGCTCTGGAGAACGTCGCCCGGGATTTCGAATCGCTTCTCAAGGGGGAGAAGGGAGGCGCCGAAGCCTATTTTCTTCTTCAGGCCGAAAAACTGATCGAAGAATTAAAAAACAGAAATCTGGAATCGCTGGAATTGCGTCTGGTTCTCCCGGCGGCCAATCCCGATTTCGAATCGTTTCTCAAAGATCGCATGGAAAAAGACCTCCGGCCCGGCGCCTTCTCGTTCGAGAGCGCCTCCTTGCGGGACGGCAAAACCGTCTTCCGCAAAGACAAGGATTTCGTCTGGGAGGTGGACGACCTTCTCACCGCCGTCCGGGAAACGATCGAAGCTCTGGAAAGTGTCCCCGCCGATCTCAAGGTCAGCGCAGGCGTCAGCGAATCGCCGGCCGTCCGCCGGGAGGTCGAGGGCCGCATCGCGGATCTCCTGATCGAAAAGGGCGTACGGGATCCCCAGGTTGAGGTCCTTTCGGCCTACAAACCCGGGTTTTTCTGGCTGCACGAACGGATTCTGCCCCTGCTCAAAGACAAGCCGGTTCACCGGATTGTCATACGGGCGGCCGCTGTCAAGGAAGACCGCTCCCGGCCGAAAAGATTCTATTCCGAACCTTCGCGCTGGCTTCAGGAACTCTATCCCGTGGATGATATTCTGTCCCGTGACCTTGACGTTCCTCTGGATCGCATCGCGGTCGAAATCAAGGATGCCGCCGATCCGGTCTACGAAGTTTCGGTTTACGATTCCAGAAACGGTCTTATTCTTCAACAGAGTTTCCAGCCCAGGTTGCGGGAGATCCCGTATCTGAACATTCTGCCCGAGTGGGGATCGGCCACGGTCACGACGGGCTGGCTGACCGTTCGGAGCGGGAAAGACATCCTTCTGGACAGGTCTCTCCAAACCGACCTGGAGAAATTTTGGGACTTCTTCCAGGAAGAGGTCCTCCGACCCCTCAACGCCTTTATCCAGAAGAAAACAAAAAATGCTCCCACGTTTTCCAAGCAACCGTACTTCAAACGGCTCCTTGTCGAAGCCCGCTTCAGCGAGCCCGATTTCCGCCACGAACTCGACGAGGAAATCGTCAGCTCCCTCGAGGCCCTGCATGACGAGATCTACTTCGACACGCTGGATTTCCTGCGGGGCATCACCGGTTTCGATCCTGATGACGACGACCTTCCCCCGGACGCCTCGCGGTCATCCGCGCCGGGCAACGTCCTGCCCATGATTCATGCCTCACGGGAAGGCCGGCCCGGCTCGGTCTCCGTCGTTTTCGAGGATTGGGCCGCCCGGACTCCCGAACTCGAAGTCCGTTGGAAGGAGACAAACCGCGAGCCGGCCGCAAGAACGCTCGCCTTTCCCGCTCTCAAACCCATGAAGATGTCCGTCCCCGGCCTTCTTTACAGCGGCTGGCGGGACCAACTGGAGAGCCTGTTCGTCGAAATCGAGTTCGAACGCGAAAAAGAATACCGCGATCTCATCGATATCCTGGGATCGCTGAGGGAGCTTTCCGCAAAAAGCCTGGCGGCCGAAACCTTTGCGTATCCGGATTTGGCGTCGATCCGGGCCCGGATCCGCCACAAGGACCTGGAAAAGGAAGAGACGATTCCGGTCGTCGGAGTCGAGCCGGTCTCCGCCGCGCCGCATCCGCCGCCCGAACTCCAGGAAAGCCTGGTCCCGACGACGGAGATCATCGATCCCGAAACATGTCTGGAGATTGTCGAACGCCTCGGCCGGTTTCCCGTTCTGAAAACCCATATCGCCGGCCGATCGTTTGAAAAACGGGATATTCCCATTATCGAGATTTACACGCCCCTCGACCGCTATGTCTCCATTCCCCGACTGATCACTTTCAAGCCCACTCTTCATCTCACCGCCCGCCAGCACGCCAACGAGGTCGCCGCCACGAACTACAGCTTGAAATTCGCCGAACTCATCGCCAGGGACAAGGCTTACCGGGATACGGCCAAAAAAATCAACATCGTCATTCAACCGATGGAAAATCCGGACGGTGCGGCCCTGGTCCGTGAACTCCACAAGATCGCCCCCCTGCACAGCCTGCACGCCGGCCGTTACGGCGCCCTGGGCGTCGATATCGGCTACCAGGCGGGTTCGGCCGGCGACCTGCTGCCCGAGGCGCTGGTCCGGCCTCACATTTTCAGGACCTGGCTCCCCGATATCCACCTGAACCTTCACGGTTACCCCTCCCACGAATGGGTCCAGCCGTTTTCCAATTATTCGCCTTTTCTCTTCCGAGATTACTGGATTCCGAGGGGTTGGTTCGCCTATTACCGCATGCTGGCTCTGCCGATCTACGCTCCCTGGGAAAAGGCCGCCCGGGAACTCATGGGGTTCATCACCCGGGACATGTCGGCCGACGAGCGATTTTTGGAAACCAACCGGAGATTGACCGACCGGTATCGGCGCTGGGCCGAGCGCTGGCAGCCTCACATCGGTTATCTGGAGCTTTATGACGGATGGAATCTCTATGCCGAGCGCCGATCCTCCCAGGAAAACCGGATGACCTTCCGGAGTCGGATCACCTTTGTCGAACAGACCCCCGAAGTCATGGACGAAACCGCCGTGGGGCCCTGGCTGAACGCGATCTGCGAACAGGGCCTGATCTACCTTCGGGCCCATGTCCGCTATCTGTCCCAAGCCCGATATGCCTCCGCCCGCATCGAAGAAGAGGTCCGCGACCGCATCCGCATCTCCTTCCACCGGAGCCGGCCGCCCCTATCCGACGGGGAGAGGTGA
- a CDS encoding M48 family metalloprotease, whose product MTARTRPRLQILGCAVLVVLLAACAVNPVSGRKELSFFSEAQEIALGEQTDREIRSQFGVYDDPKLNAYFASVGAALAPYTHRPHLTYHFAVLDTPVVNAFAVPGGYIYITRGALAMMISEAEMATVLGHELGHVNARHSIRKLSGMILVQAGLAVGSALSETFAKVAGVAGIGVQLLFLKYSRDDEREADALGVDYARRGGYNPAEMVGFFGSLEKLGDLSGNRHALPGFLSTHPLTKERIKNVQAMIEEDDARLPINQDAYLRRIDNMIYGEDPRQGYVENAVFYHPDLRFQVAIPQGWTVQNTPSRVAMVSKDENAALLLQLEKTGLAVEEYAGKKAEEIEGRKLIREEGPRSISGLTFIHRTYDVPQGEQEALRVRLSFVRKKDFIYTFSALSSVSGFPKYEGTFQSAVASFRELTDRRYIDRQPIRIRLVTADGKTPLNAIFAAAGMPEDVRPKFAVVNAYDLKDTPKRGQIIKVAR is encoded by the coding sequence ATGACGGCGCGCACAAGACCTCGCCTTCAGATTCTTGGATGCGCGGTCCTCGTCGTTCTCCTGGCCGCCTGCGCCGTCAATCCGGTCTCCGGACGAAAGGAACTCAGCTTCTTTTCCGAGGCCCAGGAAATCGCTCTGGGCGAGCAGACCGACAGGGAAATCCGCAGTCAATTCGGCGTCTACGACGACCCCAAGCTCAACGCCTATTTCGCCTCGGTCGGCGCGGCCCTGGCGCCCTACACTCACAGGCCGCACCTGACCTATCATTTTGCCGTTCTCGACACCCCCGTCGTCAACGCCTTCGCCGTCCCCGGCGGTTATATCTACATCACCCGGGGCGCTCTGGCCATGATGATCTCGGAGGCCGAAATGGCCACGGTCCTCGGCCATGAACTGGGCCACGTCAACGCCCGCCACAGCATACGGAAACTGAGCGGGATGATCCTCGTTCAGGCCGGATTGGCCGTCGGCAGCGCCTTGAGCGAAACCTTCGCCAAGGTCGCGGGCGTGGCCGGGATCGGCGTTCAGCTCCTGTTTCTGAAATACAGCCGCGACGATGAGAGGGAAGCCGACGCCCTGGGCGTCGATTACGCACGGCGCGGCGGATACAATCCCGCCGAGATGGTCGGCTTTTTCGGTTCGCTCGAGAAGCTGGGCGACCTGTCCGGAAACCGCCACGCTTTGCCGGGATTTCTCTCCACGCATCCCCTGACCAAAGAACGGATCAAAAACGTCCAGGCCATGATCGAAGAGGACGACGCCCGCCTGCCCATCAATCAGGATGCCTACCTCCGCCGCATCGATAACATGATCTATGGAGAAGATCCCCGGCAGGGCTATGTCGAGAACGCCGTCTTCTATCACCCCGACCTCCGGTTCCAGGTTGCGATCCCCCAGGGATGGACCGTGCAGAACACCCCTTCGCGCGTGGCCATGGTTTCCAAGGATGAGAACGCCGCCCTTCTCCTGCAACTCGAAAAAACCGGGCTCGCCGTCGAGGAATACGCCGGGAAAAAAGCCGAGGAAATCGAGGGCCGAAAACTGATCCGGGAGGAGGGTCCTCGAAGCATCAGCGGTCTGACCTTCATCCACCGGACCTACGATGTGCCCCAGGGCGAACAGGAAGCTCTGCGTGTCCGCTTGTCCTTTGTCAGGAAAAAAGATTTCATTTACACATTTTCCGCACTGAGCTCGGTGTCGGGATTTCCCAAGTACGAAGGAACGTTCCAGAGTGCCGTGGCGTCATTCCGGGAGCTGACCGACCGGAGATACATCGACCGGCAGCCGATACGGATTCGCCTGGTGACGGCCGACGGGAAGACCCCGCTCAATGCCATTTTTGCCGCCGCCGGGATGCCTGAAGACGTCCGGCCGAAATTCGCCGTCGTCAACGCGTACGATCTCAAGGACACGCCGAAACGCGGCCAGATCATCAAAGTCGCCCGCTGA
- a CDS encoding OmpH family outer membrane protein, producing the protein MKRPATRILALAVFTGLILANGFAQTAKIGVLNSNEVLEKSAEGKKAIAQLMERNKKLEDSITKIDDQIRQLETRFNTQRMTLTEEAALQLSADIQKKRTDRTRMAEDGSREMQDLQVRLFTRLQNELLPIIEQLGREKGMDLILDLEKSGAVYFSDAINVTDEVIRRYDASKAGR; encoded by the coding sequence ATGAAACGACCTGCGACACGAATTCTGGCCCTGGCCGTTTTTACCGGCCTGATCCTGGCCAACGGCTTCGCCCAGACGGCAAAAATCGGCGTGCTCAACTCCAATGAAGTGCTCGAGAAATCGGCCGAAGGCAAAAAAGCCATTGCGCAGCTCATGGAGAGAAACAAGAAGCTCGAAGACTCCATCACCAAGATCGACGACCAGATCCGCCAGCTCGAAACGCGGTTCAATACCCAGAGAATGACTCTCACCGAAGAGGCGGCCCTGCAGCTCAGCGCCGATATCCAGAAGAAAAGAACGGACCGGACCCGGATGGCCGAAGACGGAAGCCGGGAGATGCAGGATCTTCAGGTCCGGCTTTTCACCCGGCTCCAGAATGAGCTTCTGCCCATCATCGAGCAGTTGGGCAGGGAAAAGGGCATGGATCTTATTCTCGATCTGGAAAAGAGCGGCGCCGTTTATTTCAGCGATGCCATCAATGTGACGGACGAAGTGATCCGCAGGTACGACGCGTCCAAGGCCGGACGCTGA
- the lpxI gene encoding UDP-2,3-diacylglucosamine diphosphatase LpxI (LpxI, functionally equivalent to LpxH, replaces it in LPS biosynthesis in a minority of bacteria.), translated as MGSRIGIVAGSGRFPGRAVEEALKRGLDCAVVSVSGATSKEFPVSKDVFLAAGPGDLEKITSFFRDRDIKDILLAGKVDPGILLDPAALDREARTLFESLGSERGPEVVLQVLIEYLARQGFRVIDPRPFLEPYFCGLGVLTAATPSPRILRDMEFGWTRARTLSDLDVGQTLVVRQGMVIAVEGLEGTDKTLERAGKLAGPGIVAIKVGRTRQDPRIDLPAVGLETVRILIDVHGAALCFEAKTVPFFDREEAVRLADEAGLAIVAR; from the coding sequence ATGGGATCCCGAATCGGAATAGTCGCCGGTTCGGGCCGATTCCCCGGCCGGGCCGTCGAGGAAGCGCTCAAGCGCGGATTGGATTGCGCCGTCGTTTCGGTCTCCGGAGCGACTTCCAAGGAATTCCCTGTATCCAAAGACGTTTTCCTGGCCGCCGGTCCCGGCGATCTGGAAAAAATCACGTCGTTCTTCAGGGACCGGGACATCAAGGACATCCTGCTGGCCGGAAAAGTGGATCCGGGAATCCTTCTCGATCCCGCGGCCTTGGATCGGGAGGCCCGAACTCTATTCGAAAGTCTGGGGTCCGAGAGGGGGCCGGAGGTCGTCCTTCAGGTCCTGATCGAATATCTGGCACGGCAGGGATTCCGGGTGATCGATCCGCGACCTTTTCTTGAGCCCTATTTCTGCGGGCTCGGTGTCTTGACGGCCGCGACACCGTCTCCACGGATTCTTCGGGACATGGAGTTCGGCTGGACCCGGGCCAGGACGCTGTCCGACCTCGATGTCGGACAGACCCTTGTCGTCCGGCAGGGCATGGTTATTGCCGTTGAAGGCCTCGAAGGCACCGACAAAACCCTGGAAAGAGCCGGAAAACTGGCCGGTCCGGGAATTGTCGCGATCAAGGTGGGACGGACGCGTCAGGATCCCAGGATCGATCTTCCCGCAGTCGGGTTGGAAACGGTCCGGATTCTGATTGATGTCCACGGTGCGGCTCTCTGTTTCGAGGCGAAAACGGTTCCTTTTTTTGACAGGGAGGAGGCCGTGAGGCTGGCCGATGAGGCCGGCCTGGCGATTGTCGCCCGCTGA
- a CDS encoding Gfo/Idh/MocA family oxidoreductase gives MSKIKIGIVGVGYLGTQHARILSYLEGAELRAVADIDFQKALQIGNRHGVKYFENYEEMIDDIDAAIVATNTSDHFAVTLRLLENGKHVLVEKPITETVEQGEKLIAAAEANQLILQVGHLERFNPAVEAVENMISDPRFIEVQRLGSFSARSLDIDVVLDLMIHDLDIILALIGDEVVSIKSSGIHVLSEKTDIANARLEFRSGCVATLTASRVHQGKVRKLRIFEPTSYYSIDYIDQEVKVFPLDGRQTDIKTLKIQKEEPLKKELLNFLACIKSGRTEKVSGYEGLRALRLAHQVINEAEV, from the coding sequence TTGAGCAAGATAAAAATCGGCATCGTCGGCGTCGGCTACCTGGGAACCCAGCACGCCCGGATCTTATCTTACCTGGAAGGCGCGGAACTGCGCGCGGTGGCCGACATCGATTTTCAGAAAGCGCTGCAAATTGGAAACCGTCACGGTGTCAAGTACTTCGAAAACTACGAGGAGATGATCGACGATATCGATGCCGCCATCGTGGCCACGAATACATCGGACCACTTTGCCGTCACGTTGCGCCTGTTGGAGAACGGAAAACACGTTTTGGTGGAAAAACCCATCACCGAGACGGTTGAGCAGGGCGAAAAACTCATCGCCGCGGCCGAGGCCAACCAACTGATCCTTCAGGTCGGACACCTGGAACGTTTCAATCCCGCGGTTGAAGCCGTGGAAAACATGATTTCGGATCCCCGCTTCATCGAAGTTCAGCGTTTGGGATCCTTTTCGGCCCGGTCTCTCGACATCGATGTCGTCCTGGATCTCATGATCCACGACCTGGATATTATCCTTGCGCTGATCGGCGATGAGGTGGTGTCCATCAAGTCCTCGGGCATTCATGTCCTCTCGGAAAAAACCGACATTGCCAACGCCCGCCTGGAGTTTCGGTCGGGATGTGTGGCCACGCTGACTGCCAGCCGGGTTCACCAGGGAAAGGTCCGGAAGCTGAGGATCTTCGAACCCACGTCCTATTATTCCATCGATTACATCGACCAGGAAGTCAAGGTTTTCCCGCTGGACGGACGACAGACGGATATCAAGACGCTCAAGATTCAGAAGGAAGAGCCTCTCAAAAAGGAATTGCTGAACTTCCTGGCCTGCATCAAATCGGGCCGTACCGAGAAAGTCAGCGGGTATGAGGGGTTGCGGGCGTTGCGGCTTGCGCACCAAGTCATCAACGAAGCCGAAGTCTAG
- a CDS encoding outer membrane lipoprotein-sorting protein, protein MKKSFVFVLTVLLTAAMMPSFSQAQTAQDILEKMIDAQGGRKNLEKITDTTMSGSLEMIQMGFSGSLTMYLKEPDKMRMDMEFMGMVITQAFDGEKAWMINPMTGVAEELPESQAADFKRQAMGNDSLLNPEKHGISYTLKDKEPLDGKDYYVIEQTLADGHSSILYIDPETFLVHKAKAKTQNQVGMEVEGETLFSDYRKVDDTMVAFAMTIMQDGSEFLKMNISQVSYNKGLDNDFFKMK, encoded by the coding sequence ATGAAAAAGAGCTTTGTCTTCGTTCTGACCGTGTTGTTGACGGCCGCGATGATGCCCTCGTTCTCCCAGGCCCAGACAGCCCAGGATATCCTGGAAAAGATGATCGACGCCCAGGGCGGCCGTAAAAACCTGGAAAAGATCACCGACACGACCATGAGTGGAAGCCTGGAGATGATCCAGATGGGTTTTTCCGGATCCCTGACCATGTATCTCAAGGAGCCGGACAAGATGCGGATGGACATGGAGTTCATGGGCATGGTCATCACCCAGGCGTTCGATGGAGAGAAGGCCTGGATGATCAACCCCATGACGGGAGTCGCCGAGGAGCTTCCCGAAAGCCAGGCCGCGGACTTCAAGCGCCAGGCCATGGGCAATGACTCTCTGCTCAACCCGGAGAAACACGGAATCTCGTACACATTGAAAGACAAAGAACCCCTCGACGGCAAGGACTATTACGTCATCGAGCAAACCCTGGCGGACGGCCACTCTTCCATCCTTTACATCGACCCCGAGACTTTTCTCGTCCACAAGGCCAAGGCCAAGACCCAAAACCAGGTGGGAATGGAAGTCGAAGGCGAGACGCTGTTCTCCGATTACCGGAAAGTTGACGACACCATGGTCGCTTTCGCCATGACCATCATGCAGGACGGTTCCGAATTCCTGAAAATGAACATCTCCCAGGTGAGCTACAACAAGGGCCTCGACAACGATTTCTTCAAAATGAAATGA